The uncultured Campylobacter sp. nucleotide sequence AATCCTCCTTTTGATTTTTTTAGGTTTGCTCCAAACGCCATGATTGAGCTAGCAAAAGAAGTGAATTTAGAACTTATAAGATATGATACATATGGCGGGGACTTTGCAAACGTAGGCTTTGGTTTTATATCAATTATACGAAATACACTAAGTAGCCTCAGGCTAGAACCCCTTTTGGGTCCTATATTTTACTTGCCGATAAACGTAATTTTTAGACTTTTAGATCTGATAGGTAGATTAAAGGTATTTAGAAATAAATATAAAAATAATTCCTTGGGGTATTTCTATATTTTTAAGAAAGTAGAGAATGCTTAAAAAGTTTATTAAGACGATATCTTTATATACTATTTTTTTGATGATTGAAAAAATTTTATCGGTACTATTTTTTTCATATATCGCTCATACATTAAGCATGAATGATATGGGTGCATATGGACTGTACATGACTATATATGTATTTTTATCTTTTTTACTATCGCTAGAATTTAAATCGGGATATGCAAGATATTACTACGAATATTATACAGAAGAATCCAAATATAAGCTATTTTGCGGTATCGTTAATGTTACATTTCTTTCTCATGTAATTATGGGCATATTGTTATTGTGTATTATAAATTCTTTTAATTTATTGAGTTGGAAAATTTTTATTGCTTTGGCTATTTTATCGTTTTCTGATAGCCTGATATATCTTATACAGTATCAAAAAAGGTTAGAAGAAAAGGATATGCAATATGGAATAATTATAATTGGTAAGATACTCTTAACAATTATATTTTATTTTATTATAAAAAATTACGATATGGGTGATAGTGCGATCAATGTAATATATGCTATGCTGTTTTCTAGCACAGTTGTTTCTCTGGTTAGTTATTTTAGCTTTTTTGTTAAAGGTTGGCTATTTAGCGTAAATTATCACATCACAAAGAATTCCTTTTTATTTTCCATAAAAATTGCGCCCGGTATTGTTGGGTCATATTTATCATCATTAAGCCCACAATTTATTATAGATAAAGTTTTTTTAAATAGAGAATTTAATGGAATTTTTTCGGTTTACCAAAAAATAGCATCAACTATTTATATTATGTTTGATCCGCTTTATATAGTTTTTTCTCAGAGAGTCCTTAAATTTTATAAGGAAAAGAATTTTATAGGAATCTATAAGATGATGCTTAATATAATTTTTAACGGATATGGATTTATGATGTGCATTTTTATTTTGGGCTCATATTATGTCGTATATATATTTGCGGGAGAGAAATATATAGAGTATCAACACTTCTTATTCATATTTTTATTCAGTGGGTATTGCGCATTGATTTCGAGAATTCTTGAATTAAATATCCAGATTTCTGGGAAAAGTCATTATTTTTCTTATTTAGAGATATTCGTAGGAGTGTTAAGCGTATCTTCTCTTTTGCTTTGTGCATATTATTTTGATTTTTACCTCTTTATATATTGTATAGCGGTTATTTCATTTTTTAGATTTGTTATTTATATGATAGTTTCCAAAAAAATATATCCAAAATTATTTTTAGGGTATTTTTATTATTTGTTATTTTTATTCTTTCCTAGTATAATTTATATCTTTAAAATATTTGACTTGCTATCGGAAGTTTTACTATTTCTATTAACTCTAATTTTTTATAGCTGGTTAGCTATCAGGGCAATTAAAGAATATAAAAGCTGTCCGCGCATAGGGGAAGCATAATGTTATATTATTTAAAGCGTCTCTATTCTACTCCGTTTCGCATAGTTTTAATAAAGTTATTTAATAAAATAACTGTTTTTTTAAATAACTTTATTAATCGCTGCATTGATTTTATAAATAAAAATACTCACATAAATTTTAACGTTCCAATCATCAAAACTAGCTATATAAGCACAAAAGAACTCGACCTGTCAAATATCGATCCGGATGTCGCAAAATATCTATCTAAAATGTACATCGAGCATAAATTTGATCTGCTCGGTAGCGGCTGGGTAAAAAATAGCTATGATAGCGCGGCGCTCGGGCTTGAGGGCTACAAATACGATATGAACGTTGCAGCTCCTACGAGCGCGCCCGAAGACTACGAGCCGATCGATTGGCAAAAGGATTTTAAAAGTGGCTTTCGGTGGAGCGAAAAAAAATGGTACAAAGATCAGCGCATAGCCCATAAGCTCGGCAGCGATATAAAGGTGCCGTGGGAGCTTGCGAGGTTGCAGCACCTGCCGCAACTTGCTATTTTTGCGATGGCGGATCCAAGCTTAAAAGAGCGAAATTTAAAAGAATTTAAAAACCAAATTTTAGATTTTATCCGCAACAATCCGCCTAGAATGGGCGTAAATTGGACCTGCACGATGGATGTGGGTATCAGGGTTGCCAACATGCTGGCGGCTTACGATATGTTTTGCCAGATGGACGAGGGCGGAATTTTAGATCAAAATTTCAAGCAGACCTTTTCAAATAGCGTCTACGAGCATGCGCTTCATATCGTAAATAATCTGGAATATTCGCCGCATCTTACGTCAAATCACTATCTAAGCGATATTGCGGGCCTGCTGTATGCGTGCGCATATTTGAACGGCGGCGGCGAGACAGACGCGTGGTTGGCGTTTGCCGTGCAAGAAGTAATTAGTGAAATGAGAAAGGAATTTTACGAAGACGGCGGAAATTTCGAGAGTTCTACGAGCTATCACCGCTTAAGCGGCGAGCTAATGGCGTATAGCGCGGCTCTGATGCTGGGTCTAAAAAGCGAAAAAATTTCATCTTTGCAAAATTACGACGCAAAGCTTTGGCGCAAAAAGCCGAAACTTTTGCCGCCGGAGGAGCAGGAATTTAAAATTTTAAACGGACAAATATCGTTGCCGCAGTGGTTCGCGGACAGGCTGTATAAAATCGGCAGGTTTACCGCCGACATCACAAAGCCAAACGGCGAAGTGCCGCAATTCGGCGATAACGATAGCGGTAGGTTTTTTAAATTTAGCCCAAACGGCGAGTTCTTGAGCAACAAACAAGCCGCACGAAAATATCTAAATTTAAGCGGCTTTGAGGGCGGTGACGAGCCGTTTTGGGACGAGAATATCTTAAACCACTTCACGCTAATTAGCTGCATGGGCGGAATTTTCGATGATGAGATATTTAAAAACGATATCTGCTTTGAGAGGAGCTTTATCCGCTCGCTTGCTGGGCGCACGCTGCAAGTAGGCGATAAAACATACAGACGCCCGATCGTTTCAGTTGCGAAATTTAGCGAACTGCCGCACCGAAAAAGCATAGAATTTAAAATTCCAAATTCGCAAGAGATCAAAAATATATTTTATCCGGACGGCGGATTTTTTATCTTCAAATCCGATAAATTTTACCTTGCCATCTGCGCTACGCCGCTTGGGCAAAGGGGTCACGGCGGACATACGCACAACGATAAGCTGGGCTACGAGCTGTGGATAGACGGGCTGGATATAGCAAGAGATCCCGGTACATATCTTTATACGCCGATCCCCGGCAGAAGAAATGAATTTAGAAGCGTCAAGGCTCACAACGTACCGATCGTCGGTGATCTGGAACAAAATAGTTGGGGCGAGGGAGCGATAGGACTATTTGGAATGTTTGCGGAATGCAGGTGCGAAGTGGCGGATTTTGGAGAAAATTTTATAAGCCTAGCTGCAGAATACAAGGGCGTAAAAATTCTTAGAAAATTTGAGATAAAAGAGGATAGATTGGAGATTATCGATATGGCAAATAGGGAATTTTATTATAGTAAATTTGAGTTGTATTCAAATGGATATGGGAAGTTGATGAAGATATGAATATTTTGTATATTTCCGATTCATATTTAAGTCTTTCGGTCTTTAAAAGTCA carries:
- a CDS encoding alginate lyase family protein, with the translated sequence MLYYLKRLYSTPFRIVLIKLFNKITVFLNNFINRCIDFINKNTHINFNVPIIKTSYISTKELDLSNIDPDVAKYLSKMYIEHKFDLLGSGWVKNSYDSAALGLEGYKYDMNVAAPTSAPEDYEPIDWQKDFKSGFRWSEKKWYKDQRIAHKLGSDIKVPWELARLQHLPQLAIFAMADPSLKERNLKEFKNQILDFIRNNPPRMGVNWTCTMDVGIRVANMLAAYDMFCQMDEGGILDQNFKQTFSNSVYEHALHIVNNLEYSPHLTSNHYLSDIAGLLYACAYLNGGGETDAWLAFAVQEVISEMRKEFYEDGGNFESSTSYHRLSGELMAYSAALMLGLKSEKISSLQNYDAKLWRKKPKLLPPEEQEFKILNGQISLPQWFADRLYKIGRFTADITKPNGEVPQFGDNDSGRFFKFSPNGEFLSNKQAARKYLNLSGFEGGDEPFWDENILNHFTLISCMGGIFDDEIFKNDICFERSFIRSLAGRTLQVGDKTYRRPIVSVAKFSELPHRKSIEFKIPNSQEIKNIFYPDGGFFIFKSDKFYLAICATPLGQRGHGGHTHNDKLGYELWIDGLDIARDPGTYLYTPIPGRRNEFRSVKAHNVPIVGDLEQNSWGEGAIGLFGMFAECRCEVADFGENFISLAAEYKGVKILRKFEIKEDRLEIIDMANREFYYSKFELYSNGYGKLMKI